The Rhinoraja longicauda isolate Sanriku21f chromosome 19, sRhiLon1.1, whole genome shotgun sequence genome includes a window with the following:
- the LOC144603138 gene encoding prostate stem cell antigen-like, with translation MNCLLVLVAGLILSAPLGNCLRCYYCPRSTNRCVTESVTCPGKDEQCFFGNGTAAGVTVYYAGCIPPAVCVQQDESGEVSVAIHCCNTDLCNASDQVKLSLVLFPALVSVWFAIFM, from the exons ATGAATTGCCTTTTGGTCCTGGTCGCTGGTCTCATTCTCAGCGCCCCTCTGG GTAACTGTTTGCGGTGTTACTACTGCCCACGATCAACAAACAGATGCGTGACCGAATCTGTTACATGCCCTGGCAAAGACGAGCAATGCTTTTTTGGGAATGGGACGGCTG CTGGTGTAACGGTTTACTACGCTGGATGTATTCCTCCTGCTGTTTGTGTTCAACAGGATGAGTCTGGAGAAGTATCAGTCGCTATCCACTGTTGTAATACTGACCTCTGCAACGCGAGTGACCAAGTTAAATTATCTCTTGTGCTGTTCCCTGCTCTGGTGTCAGTCTGGTTTGCAATATTTATGTGA
- the LOC144603137 gene encoding prostate stem cell antigen-like: MNCLLVLVAGLILSAPLGNCLRCYYCPRSTNRCVTESVTCPGKDEQCFFGNGTAAGVTVYYAGCIPPAVCVQQDESGEVSVAIHCCNTDLCNASDQVKLSLVLFPALVSVWFAIFM; this comes from the exons ATGAATTGCCTTTTGGTCCTGGTCGCTGGTCTCATTCTCAGCGCCCCTCTGG GTAACTGTTTGCGGTGTTACTACTGCCCACGATCAACAAACAGATGCGTGACCGAATCTGTTACATGCCCTGGCAAAGACGAGCAATGCTTTTTTGGGAATGGGACGGCTG CTGGTGTAACGGTTTACTACGCTGGATGTATTCCTCCTGCTGTTTGTGTTCAACAGGATGAGTCTGGAGAAGTTTCAGTCGCTATCCACTGTTGTAATACTGACCTCTGCAACGCGAGTGACCAAGTTAAATTATCTCTTGTGCTGTTCCCTGCTCTGGTGTCAGTCTGGTTTGCAATATTTATGTGA